A region of Candidatus Hydrogenedens sp. DNA encodes the following proteins:
- a CDS encoding PaaI family thioesterase, which produces MNLKKLPVYPYCFVCGTQNSSGLQSQFFIQDQYTLLPVRFTDKHTGYPGFAHGGVVSSAMDETMAWSSARYFKRMCVTAEFTVRFLKRVPLNKDLLVKTWITKGHRLMATTEGVLIDKETEGVLVRSWGKFMPISDEETQIVDHYLIYDENTEKIFSNSHNT; this is translated from the coding sequence ATGAATTTAAAAAAATTACCAGTATATCCATATTGTTTTGTTTGTGGGACGCAAAATTCGTCCGGTCTTCAAAGTCAATTTTTTATCCAAGACCAATATACCTTACTCCCTGTCCGTTTTACAGATAAACATACAGGATACCCTGGATTTGCCCATGGTGGAGTTGTTTCTTCTGCAATGGATGAAACAATGGCATGGTCTTCTGCAAGATATTTTAAAAGAATGTGTGTTACAGCAGAATTTACAGTTCGATTTTTAAAACGAGTGCCCTTAAATAAAGACCTTTTAGTAAAAACATGGATAACAAAGGGACACCGTCTTATGGCAACTACAGAAGGGGTTCTTATAGATAAAGAAACTGAAGGAGTCCTTGTTCGTTCCTGGGGTAAGTTCATGCCTATATCTGATGAAGAGACACAAATTGTAGACCATTACTTGATATATGACGAAAATACAGAAAAAATATTTAGCAATTCCCATAACACCTGA
- a CDS encoding DCC1-like thiol-disulfide oxidoreductase family protein yields MKPIVIYDDSCKMCTNFVNYIKKKSDTVNSELEFLPISEIKNKSDIVNIDEQQLQKSVHLVVNGQKTLSQFQAIQEICRRVNIFHSLYQIKSPLLIFLLNLFYKFIAKHRKNFLFQHLSQLLFKSHN; encoded by the coding sequence ATGAAACCTATTGTTATATATGATGATTCATGCAAAATGTGTACAAACTTTGTAAATTATATAAAGAAAAAATCAGATACAGTAAATAGTGAATTAGAATTTCTTCCTATATCTGAGATAAAAAATAAATCAGATATAGTAAATATAGATGAACAACAATTACAAAAATCTGTTCATCTTGTCGTTAATGGACAAAAAACACTTTCTCAATTTCAAGCAATACAGGAAATTTGTCGTAGGGTTAATATTTTTCACTCTCTTTATCAAATCAAATCACCTCTATTGATATTTTTATTAAACTTGTTTTATAAATTTATCGCAAAACATCGGAAAAATTTTCTTTTCCAACATTTATCTCAACTACTATTCAAATCCCATAATTAA
- a CDS encoding KpsF/GutQ family sugar-phosphate isomerase, which produces MRNIGKQVLILEAQALQKASERLGVEFDQCVHLLRNTKGRIIVTGLGKSGLVGKKISATFASCGYPSIFIHATDAVHGDLGNITENDVVIAISYSGETTEVINLIQFIKRIGAKLVGICGNLKSQLAQYSDVVLDISVDKEACPIGLVPTASTTLTLAIGDALAVALMEIDGFNEETYRKYHPGGQIGKKLLKVKHLMHTGIEIPIINFTMTMDETIKEISNKGLGMVAVIDDNQKVVGIITDGDLRRLLQRYGNFLKMMAKDCMHSPPICIFPDTLATEALKIMETNRITSLIVVNEENKLLGVLHLHDLWRTEMF; this is translated from the coding sequence ATGAGAAATATAGGGAAACAGGTTTTAATTTTAGAAGCACAAGCCCTACAAAAAGCAAGTGAACGATTAGGCGTTGAGTTTGACCAATGTGTCCATTTACTTCGTAACACGAAGGGAAGAATTATTGTAACAGGATTGGGAAAATCAGGACTTGTGGGAAAAAAAATCTCAGCCACATTTGCCTCTTGTGGTTATCCTTCGATTTTTATCCATGCAACAGATGCTGTTCATGGCGACCTCGGTAACATAACCGAAAATGATGTCGTTATAGCAATTTCTTACAGTGGAGAAACTACAGAGGTTATTAATTTAATTCAATTTATTAAAAGGATTGGGGCTAAATTAGTAGGAATATGTGGTAATTTAAAGTCTCAATTGGCTCAGTATAGTGATGTAGTATTAGATATATCTGTTGATAAAGAAGCGTGTCCCATAGGACTTGTTCCAACTGCATCAACAACATTAACATTAGCTATAGGTGATGCTCTTGCTGTGGCTTTAATGGAAATAGATGGCTTTAATGAAGAAACTTATAGGAAATATCATCCTGGAGGACAAATTGGTAAAAAATTGTTGAAAGTAAAACATCTAATGCACACAGGGATTGAAATACCTATTATTAATTTTACAATGACAATGGACGAGACTATTAAAGAAATATCAAACAAAGGATTAGGAATGGTTGCTGTTATAGATGATAATCAAAAGGTGGTAGGTATAATTACAGATGGAGATTTAAGAAGGCTTTTACAAAGATATGGAAATTTTCTAAAAATGATGGCAAAAGACTGTATGCATTCACCTCCTATTTGTATATTCCCTGATACTTTGGCAACCGAAGCACTGAAAATCATGGAAACCAATCGAATCACTTCCCTTATCGTTGTAAATGAAGAAAATAAATTATTAGGCGTACTTCATTTACATGATTTATGGCGGACAGAAATGTTTTAA
- the kdsA gene encoding 3-deoxy-8-phosphooctulonate synthase, with protein sequence MKKNEIHITNNLCIPSDKLLLIAGPCVIESREHTLFLAKEINEICKELDVHFIFKASFDKANRSHIDAYRGPGIEQGLNILKEVKEKIRVPVLSDIHEPWQAPICADVLDVIQIPAFLSRQTDLLLSAGYTQKPINIKKGQFIAPWNMKEVIEKVLSTGNRNILLTERGNSFGYNQLVMDPCSIPIMSEFGFPVIIDATHSVQKPGAGIKGSGGNRELAPYIANAGIAVGADGIFVEVHDNPEKALSDSSNSICLSDLPTYLKRWKALFNCIKGGVK encoded by the coding sequence ATGAAAAAGAATGAAATTCACATAACGAATAATCTTTGTATTCCTTCAGACAAACTATTATTGATAGCAGGACCATGTGTAATTGAAAGTAGAGAACATACTCTATTTTTAGCAAAAGAAATAAATGAAATATGTAAAGAATTAGATGTACATTTTATTTTTAAGGCTTCTTTTGATAAAGCAAATAGAAGCCACATAGATGCTTATCGGGGTCCCGGTATAGAACAAGGTTTAAATATCTTAAAAGAGGTAAAAGAAAAAATTCGGGTCCCTGTATTGTCCGATATACATGAACCATGGCAAGCCCCAATTTGTGCTGATGTGCTTGATGTAATACAAATACCTGCTTTCCTTTCTCGTCAAACAGATTTACTCTTATCTGCTGGGTACACACAAAAACCAATTAATATAAAGAAAGGACAGTTTATTGCCCCATGGAATATGAAAGAAGTCATAGAGAAAGTATTATCAACAGGAAACAGAAATATCCTTTTAACAGAACGAGGAAATTCTTTTGGATATAATCAACTGGTTATGGACCCTTGTTCAATCCCTATTATGTCCGAATTCGGTTTCCCTGTTATTATAGATGCCACCCATAGCGTTCAAAAACCGGGTGCAGGTATAAAAGGTTCCGGTGGTAATCGGGAATTAGCTCCTTACATTGCTAATGCAGGTATTGCTGTAGGGGCAGATGGTATCTTTGTTGAAGTCCATGACAATCCCGAAAAGGCACTATCCGATAGTTCTAATTCTATTTGTTTATCTGATCTACCTACTTATCTCAAGCGTTGGAAAGCACTTTTTAATTGTATCAAGGGAGGTGTTAAATGA
- the mtnA gene encoding S-methyl-5-thioribose-1-phosphate isomerase, producing the protein MKPHLKPILWDNRKLHIIDQTLLPGVLNHIPITTLKEAEDAIKLLKIRGAPALGIFAGFALLSIVIHEKPKNVLEAIQIIKHSAEAIKKTRPTAVNLFWATDRILRVVNNSSNDTLNSLLNKMEQEALNIYQEETKACQQIGIYGNSLIKNSTTILTHCNAGALATGEYGTALSPIYIANEEGKSVRVYADETRPLLQGARLTAWELQYAGIPVTLICDNMAGQVMKEKKIDMVIVGADRIARNGDTANKIGTYSLSVLAKYHGIPFYISAPSSTFDLRISNGSQIPIEERNSDEICFFNNKRIAPEGISIYNPAFDVTPSENITAFITEKGIIYPPFDKTISRTMGNQNEKE; encoded by the coding sequence ATGAAACCGCATTTAAAACCAATACTTTGGGATAATAGAAAATTACATATTATAGACCAAACATTATTGCCGGGCGTCTTAAATCATATACCTATTACAACATTAAAAGAGGCTGAAGATGCTATTAAATTATTAAAGATTCGCGGTGCTCCTGCTTTAGGTATTTTTGCAGGGTTTGCTTTGCTATCTATAGTTATTCATGAAAAGCCTAAAAATGTTTTGGAAGCAATACAAATAATTAAACATTCTGCAGAGGCAATAAAAAAAACAAGACCTACTGCGGTTAATTTATTTTGGGCAACAGATAGAATATTAAGAGTAGTAAATAATTCTTCTAACGACACCTTGAATAGTCTTTTAAATAAGATGGAGCAGGAGGCATTAAATATATATCAGGAAGAAACGAAAGCATGTCAACAAATAGGAATTTATGGAAACTCCTTAATAAAAAATTCTACAACAATTCTAACTCATTGTAATGCCGGGGCTTTAGCAACCGGGGAATATGGAACAGCCCTATCCCCTATTTATATTGCTAATGAAGAAGGGAAATCCGTGCGTGTATATGCTGATGAGACAAGACCACTTCTTCAGGGTGCACGGTTAACTGCATGGGAATTGCAATATGCAGGAATACCTGTAACCCTGATTTGTGATAATATGGCTGGGCAAGTAATGAAAGAAAAAAAGATAGATATGGTTATTGTAGGTGCTGACCGAATAGCAAGGAATGGAGATACGGCAAACAAAATCGGAACTTATTCGCTTTCAGTTTTAGCAAAATATCATGGTATACCCTTTTATATTTCTGCTCCTTCTTCTACTTTTGATTTGAGAATTTCGAATGGTTCTCAAATACCTATTGAAGAACGAAATTCAGATGAAATATGTTTTTTTAATAACAAAAGAATTGCTCCAGAAGGTATCTCTATATATAATCCTGCATTTGATGTTACACCGTCAGAAAACATTACTGCTTTTATAACAGAAAAAGGGATAATTTATCCTCCTTTTGATAAAACTATCTCCAGAACTATGGGTAATCAGAATGAAAAAGAATGA